Proteins found in one Amycolatopsis umgeniensis genomic segment:
- a CDS encoding winged helix-turn-helix domain-containing protein has protein sequence MRVLVTEDDENLRVALEFALRGDGFAVDTAADLPGADEALSVNAYDCAVFDRMLPSGDALLYVRNRRGAGWPLPVLFLTARDSVADRIDGLRVGGGDYLVKPFAMPELIARVRSLCRRDMAGQAAILRCADVELDTGRHQLSRAGVLLTVTRKEYLVMERLMAASGRPVSRRELIRYAWDEMADPSSNVLDVVIARLRRKLKDPPLIHTVRGSGYRMAPL, from the coding sequence GTGCGGGTGCTGGTGACCGAAGACGACGAGAACTTGCGGGTGGCGCTGGAATTCGCCCTGCGCGGAGACGGGTTCGCGGTGGACACCGCCGCCGATCTGCCCGGCGCCGACGAGGCGCTGTCGGTGAACGCCTACGACTGCGCGGTGTTCGACAGGATGCTCCCCTCGGGTGACGCGCTGCTGTACGTGCGAAACCGGCGCGGCGCGGGATGGCCGCTTCCGGTGCTGTTCCTGACCGCGCGCGACAGCGTCGCCGACCGGATCGACGGATTGCGCGTCGGTGGTGGCGACTACCTGGTGAAACCGTTCGCGATGCCGGAACTGATCGCCAGGGTGCGCAGTCTGTGCCGTCGCGACATGGCCGGGCAGGCGGCGATCCTGCGCTGCGCCGACGTCGAACTCGACACCGGCAGGCACCAGCTTTCGCGGGCGGGGGTGCTGCTCACCGTGACCCGCAAGGAGTATCTCGTCATGGAACGGCTGATGGCCGCGTCCGGACGGCCGGTCTCCCGGCGGGAACTGATCCGGTACGCGTGGGACGAGATGGCGGATCCGTCGTCGAACGTGCTGGACGTTGTGATCGCGCGGCTGAGGCGGAAGCTGAAGGATCCGCCGCTGATCCACACCGTACGAGGCTCTGGCTATCGCATGGCGCCGCTTTAG
- a CDS encoding IclR family transcriptional regulator — MGQHSGIGVLDKAVAVLQAVAEDPCGLAELCTRTGLPRATAHRLAVGLEVHRLLRRGPDGRWRPGTALAELAGGSTDPLLDAASSVLPKLRDITGESVQLYRRDGVQRVCVSTAEPPSGLRDTVPIGSRLPMTAGSGAKVLAAWSDPHTQRTILSEAVYGERTLLEVRRRGWAQSVAEREPGVASVSAPVRDSTGTVVAAVSVSGPIERIGRKPGARWAADLLAAADALQERL, encoded by the coding sequence GTGGGACAGCATAGCGGTATCGGAGTACTCGACAAGGCCGTGGCCGTGCTTCAGGCCGTGGCCGAAGATCCTTGTGGCCTGGCGGAACTGTGCACGCGGACGGGTTTGCCGCGCGCGACGGCGCACCGGCTCGCGGTCGGCCTCGAGGTGCATCGCCTGTTGCGCCGGGGCCCCGACGGGCGCTGGCGGCCGGGGACGGCGCTCGCGGAACTGGCGGGCGGCTCGACCGACCCGCTGCTCGACGCGGCGAGTTCGGTGCTGCCGAAATTGCGCGACATCACCGGGGAAAGCGTTCAGCTCTACCGTCGCGACGGCGTCCAGCGCGTCTGTGTTTCGACGGCGGAGCCGCCCAGCGGGCTCCGTGACACGGTGCCGATCGGTTCACGGCTGCCGATGACGGCGGGTTCCGGCGCGAAGGTCCTCGCCGCCTGGTCGGATCCGCATACGCAGCGGACGATCCTTTCCGAAGCCGTGTACGGGGAGCGCACACTGCTCGAAGTCCGCCGTCGCGGCTGGGCCCAGAGTGTGGCCGAACGGGAGCCGGGTGTGGCGAGTGTCTCGGCGCCGGTGCGGGATTCGACGGGCACCGTCGTCGCCGCGGTGTCGGTTTCCGGGCCCATCGAACGGATAGGGCGTAAGCCGGGGGCGCGCTGGGCCGCGGACCTCCTCGCCGCCGCGGACGCGCTCCAGGAGCGCCTCTGA
- a CDS encoding right-handed parallel beta-helix repeat-containing protein: MTTSTPGRVLLVARRPGAYQTIGDALAEAPDGAVITIAGGEYAETVELTRLRVTLAAVEGATVVVDGRGADRPVFRTTGGALVLKGIEILAGGASAIQADDTELAVRRCTVSGGRGPAVAIRGTTAFTLSGCVISAAEQGILVDGAPGRIEDTTVEDVMGDGITLGQGADPVVTGCTVTGCGLRGVYVYQYARPVIEDCVISHTGHEGIAVAHHGSPVLERCSITDTRSSGISFASGCGGEISACRVGNTAEPAIAIAEGATPTIAEAKDPGGSGDAALDEMLAELDAMIGLPGVKEEVRALVDELQVNEWRRRAGLPIGAAGHHLIFAGAPGTGKTTVARIYGKLLKALGVLPIGQFREVSRRDLVGQYIGHTAEKTATVFEEAKGGVLFIDEAYTLSRLAGSGGDFGQEAIDTLVPLMEEHRDEVAVIVAGYTGEMVDFLNANPGLASRFGKTIEFENYSPGELLAIFGRMASAGDYELDPGAAPVLTEHFRLVAGEVNFGNARDARRLFEKVRKAQSQRLRLLGRMPAVEELRGLHVADVEAAIAR, from the coding sequence ATGACCACCTCGACTCCCGGCCGTGTCCTGCTGGTGGCGCGCAGGCCCGGCGCGTATCAGACCATCGGCGACGCCTTGGCGGAGGCGCCCGACGGCGCCGTCATCACCATCGCGGGCGGCGAATACGCGGAAACCGTCGAACTGACCCGCCTGCGAGTGACCCTCGCCGCGGTGGAAGGCGCCACCGTCGTCGTCGACGGCCGCGGCGCCGACCGGCCCGTGTTCCGCACCACCGGTGGAGCGCTCGTCCTGAAAGGGATCGAAATCCTGGCGGGCGGCGCGTCGGCGATCCAGGCCGACGACACGGAACTGGCCGTCCGGCGGTGCACCGTCTCCGGCGGGCGCGGACCGGCGGTCGCGATCCGCGGGACGACGGCGTTCACCCTGTCCGGTTGCGTGATCTCGGCGGCGGAACAGGGGATCCTCGTCGACGGCGCGCCCGGCAGGATCGAGGACACCACCGTCGAAGACGTGATGGGGGACGGGATCACGCTCGGACAGGGCGCCGATCCGGTCGTGACCGGCTGCACGGTGACCGGCTGCGGGCTGCGGGGCGTCTACGTCTACCAGTACGCCCGGCCGGTCATCGAAGACTGCGTGATCTCGCACACCGGGCACGAGGGCATCGCCGTGGCGCACCACGGATCGCCGGTACTCGAGCGGTGCTCGATCACCGACACACGAAGCTCGGGGATTTCGTTCGCTTCCGGCTGCGGTGGTGAGATCTCCGCTTGCCGGGTCGGCAACACCGCGGAACCCGCGATCGCGATCGCCGAGGGCGCGACGCCGACGATCGCCGAGGCCAAGGATCCGGGCGGGTCGGGGGACGCCGCGTTGGACGAGATGCTCGCCGAACTCGACGCGATGATCGGTCTTCCCGGGGTGAAGGAGGAGGTCCGCGCGCTGGTCGACGAGTTGCAGGTCAACGAATGGCGGCGCCGGGCCGGGTTGCCGATCGGCGCCGCGGGCCACCATCTGATCTTCGCGGGCGCGCCGGGTACCGGGAAGACGACGGTCGCGCGGATCTACGGGAAACTGCTGAAGGCGCTGGGAGTCCTGCCGATCGGCCAGTTCCGTGAGGTTTCCCGCCGGGATCTCGTCGGGCAGTACATCGGGCACACCGCGGAGAAGACCGCGACAGTGTTCGAGGAAGCCAAGGGCGGCGTCCTGTTCATCGACGAGGCGTACACGCTTTCGCGGCTCGCCGGTTCGGGCGGCGATTTCGGCCAGGAAGCGATCGACACCCTGGTCCCGTTGATGGAGGAGCATCGCGACGAGGTGGCGGTGATCGTGGCGGGCTACACCGGTGAGATGGTCGACTTCCTCAACGCCAACCCCGGTCTCGCCTCCCGGTTCGGCAAGACGATCGAGTTCGAGAACTACAGCCCCGGCGAGCTGCTCGCCATCTTCGGGCGGATGGCGTCGGCGGGGGACTACGAACTCGATCCCGGGGCCGCCCCGGTGCTGACCGAGCATTTCCGGCTCGTCGCGGGCGAGGTCAACTTCGGCAACGCGCGGGACGCGCGTCGGCTGTTCGAGAAGGTGCGCAAGGCGCAGTCGCAACGTTTGCGGCTGCTGGGCCGGATGCCCGCCGTCGAAGAACTGCGCGGGTTGCACGTGGCCGACGTGGAGGCCGCCATCGCACGATAA